The nucleotide window tcccaccaaaactttatttttatgatgaaaattccaaaatatctaaaattgcttataattcgtaaactaaaggttctagagcgaaaataaagaaaatctgtgatcactcctatttcccaccaaaatttgatttagatgatgaaaattccaaaatatctaaaattgcttataattcgtaaactaaaggtcctagagcgaaaataaagaaaatctgtgatcactccaatttcccaccaaaactttatttttatgatgaaaattccaaaatatctaaaattgcttataattcgtgaactaaaggtcctagagcgaaaataaagaaaatctgtgatcactcattgattttcatgaaggaaatttcaaaatatcttatatcgaacatttttttgttgttgcaacaattgtttgctttattaaattataattgcgTGTATCTAAATATGAAAGAGTAGTTATGTTTTAGTATTCAATTAACACACAAGAACGACTTAATACCAGATAAAAGCCAAAGTAGCAACAACATAAAACGTGACCCATTTCATCAAATCGCTTCAATAAGACTAGATGATTTAAGTCATGATGACATGATTATAAGCAAATCACGACCTAATTTAATGACATGATTGTGATATTCACTGAGATGTATGCTAATTCTAACTTATTATTAGAATCATATTGAAAGTACAAGTCTTTATTTCTTAGTGTGATTCTTTAGTTTTGCTCCAATTGGTTTTGTTAGAGTTTTGGCTTTTTGGCTTTAACTGTAAAGTGTACTTCTTATTCGTTGACACTCTCTCTCTCTATTTATAGCTCTTTTGTCAACCAGTTTCTTAACATAACAATTAAATATACAATTATTTCAATTCTGTCTGTGTTGTTAATTCGTgaactaaaggtcctagagcgaaaataaagaaaatctgtgatcactcattgattttcatgaaggaaatttcaaaatatcttatatcgaacatttttttgttgttgcaacaattgtttgctttattaaattataattgcgTGTATCTAAATATGAAAGAGTAGTTATGTTTTAGTATTCAATTAACACACAAGAACGACTTAATACCAGATAAAAGCCAAAGTAGCAACAACATAAAACGTGACCCATTTCATCAAATCGCTTCAATAAGACTAGATGATTTAAGTCATGATGACATGATTATAAGCAAATCACGACCTAATTTAATGACATGATTGTGATATTCACTGAGATGTATGCTAATTCTAACTTATTATTAGAATCATATTGAAAGTACAAGTCTTTATTTCTTAGTGTGATTCTTTAGTTTTGCTCCAATTGGTTTTGTTAGAGTTTTGGCTTTTTGGCTTTAACTGTAAAGTGTACTTCTTATTCGTTGACACTCTCTCTCTCTATTTATAGCTCTTTTGTCAACCAGTTTCTTAACATAACAATTAAATATACAATTATTTCAATTCTGTCTGTGTTGTTAAAGATCACTAacgatttcatttaaatttaattatatgaaCTTCCTTTCTTTTGgtctatttatatacatacaggcaacataaataaagaaattgaaaaacaaacttaCTATCATATTCATCATATTCTTCGGTAGATGAAGTTTCCGTGGAAATTCTATCGTTTGCACCAAAACCCAACCATGATGGCAGCCAACTTGTAGATGACTTGGTGGGCTTCATTTGAACGGGTGCAACTGTGGTACTGCCAATTTTCTTATTGCGACGATTTAAACCAAACCATGAACTCAACCAGCTGCTAATGGAAGAACCACTAGATTCATTGGAATCATAGTCTTCATCATATTCAGCGCTAGTATGTTGTTTCAGGGTATTGTGGTAGGAAGTGTATTGTGTATAAGGATTAAAGGCGGGATCATCTTCTTCGTCGTCTGATGCTTTGCCGCCAATCGAATCCATGACACTATTCATTACCACTTGTATGGGATAGAATATCATGCGAAAAAATCCTCCCAGATTAGAACTCATACTGCTGTCCTCCTCGTCTTCCTCATAATCATCGTCATCGATTTTTAGTTGTGGCGGTCGACGGCGTATGCGTTTCTTGATGTAAGTGGATTTGGTTTTTAAACCTATGTTGCCAACATTATCATAATCTAGTAtgggatttttaaaatcaacacGCTCTATTTCTAAGGCACCTATATCGGCATCTTCCTCGGGGGAACTGCTGGTTTCCTGTGTGGGTTTTTCACTTAAATCTTCCAAGGATAGACTGGTCTCACTTGTGTGAGTTTGGGgaacatcattatcatcatagGCTAGTATTTCATTATGTTCATTGTCGTCTTCTTCATCCTCTTCCTCATCATCATCCTCATAGTCCTCTCCCTCATCTTCATCGTCCTCTTCCTCATCATAGTTTTCAcccatatcaaaaaaataatattctgtATCCTGTTGTCTTTCAgattttttctccatttttttgtttttgttggccAGTTTTTTTCCTCCCTGCTTTACAGTCCTTGGTGTAGTGTTCAAATTGGACTTggtatttgttttgttaaatgtaGAGGTTGGATTTGCCTGTAAATTTcggtttattttcatttttgataATCTTTGTTTGCTCctgtttaaatgttttgtacGTTTTAAagatctttttccatttggatttCGTGTGGCTAAAAGTCGTTGAGTTTTATTGATTTGTGTGGAATTTTCTGAATGTTTAATATCTGTTTTCAAACTTCTTTGTTGTTCTGAATTTTGGTTATTAGTTTTCAATGTAGTTTCAATGGTATTGTTTTGTGATCTTTCATTTATGCCGGTATTCAAAGtcatattagattttttaataaactttggagaagtgtaattatttgttgttaaattcGTAATAGatcttttatttatatgatGTTCGATATCCAAAGAAGTAATTTCATAGTTTTCtctagttaatttttttaaaaaatttgttgttcttAAATCACTTGCAGTTTTGGACTGAGTTTGGTTTGTAAAAGTTTGAAAATCACTTGTTATATTCTGCGAGGTTTGATTggattttaatttcgaaatttttgaattttgtgttaaaatttgttttgttttaggaGAGTCACTTTTAGTTCTTAATAGATTTCCATAAGTGGAGTTGTTTTCATagaagttttttaatttaatattcgtTACTGGAAGATTAGCGTCACTTTCTAGTTTATTAGACTTTTTAAAATCTCTATTAGTTTTGGATAAATTTTCGTTTAATTTCAGTAGGatattttcacttttattatttaaaaactcttGCACAGTTTCTGTCAATTTAGACAAATTATTTCTCTCCTGTTCAAATGAGTCCATTTTGGTTAAATTGTTATTGATCAAGAGATCATCAGTTgaggtttttaataaatattttgtaggtttgttcataattttcttgaaaaatgTTGGAGGTCTTAATTGTGTGGCGTGAGTAAATGTAGCATCCGTATTCGTATTGATATCTTGTATCAAAATAGTTTCATTATCCGAACTTGTATTAACACTTGTCAGTCCCTTTTCCAGTGAACGCTTATTAATCCTATGATTATTGATAAATAGATTTGGATTCAGTGTTCCTGTCTGAGGACTCGATATTTGTGGCTGCATTGCACTAGAAAATATATTATCAAAATTTGGTTTTTCCAGTTGTGTGGATAGTTTTTCATTGTTTGTTAAAGGTTTTCGGGTAGTTGTTCTAGAACCTATTATAATGGCAGGACCTTGTGGCTGATTGGCCAAAACAGGTCTTATTGTGGTGCCCAAAGGTTTACGACCGGGAGGATTTGGTTTCTTAATTTTACGCTTTAGTTTTGTCTTCTTTTTCTTTTTCCTTAAAGGTCTTGCAGTTGAGGACTTCTTGTCCTTAACGGTCAGCTCTGTTTTAACCACCACCGGAGAGGGTTTCTTAAGTGGGCTGGCTGCAGCATTGGGTGGGGCAAATTTTGATGATGTTATTGCTAGAGCCGGAGAGGGTGGTTTTTGTAACCTTATGATTTGAGGTCTTGATGTGGTACTTGAGCGAAAGTTTTGGCATTTTTGTTCATATTCATGTTTCAGCTGGAAAATATCTCGTTCGTATTGTTCCTTGGTTATGAAAATGGGTATGCTGCCGTTAGTTTTGGTTATATTTTCTGTGGATTTGCCCATTTCTGTTATGGCATAGACTATGCCGGTGGCTGGATTAGTAAAATATATGGGAAAATGTCCTTGACTATTATTTCTATACAGattatttaaagaatatttgttGGAATTCAAAAAATCCGGTTTGGCTATAGGTTTCAAATTGATTTCTGGCAAGGGCGGGGTAAACGGTTTAGTAGCCGTTGCAGTAGTAGCCTCTGTGGGTTGTCTTACTAGTGTATGTTGTATATGCTGGGGCGTATTGAATGAAGGTTTTGGCAATTCATCActaaaatagttaaaatccAGAGATGAACCAATATTCTGCAAAGGCACTGGCTGTTTGTGCGATGAAGCCAGCTGTAAATCATAATGATGTTTGTTGGTCAAAGAAGGAATTTGtgtaaattgttgaaatttttttggttcATTGTCATATTGAAATTTCGGCACAAAATATCTGTCTTCCGATTTTGCACGATTCTCTACATTATCATCATAACGACGCTGGACAGTACTCTTTAAGAGACGATCTCTGTCGGCTTTAAGAAAAGAGTGTGTCCAGGTACGTCGCGTTTCGCGTAAAATGTTATCAAACTCCTCGGCACTGGGATGATAACCGTAATCGTAACGTGAAGCCGTAATAAGACCCGTTAAACCGGCtagtaatatttttaacattaacaattttataacaataaaaaaccaacacatTTTCACACATTCActctacaattttaatttattattcagaaatttttgtttaaacaatttctagttttcctgttttcttattttttcttatttttattttcccatTTAATccttgttttatttgttaaatttctcTAAATAGAATTTAAACTGTTTCTTGCTTTACACACAACCGTTTAGTTCAACTAGTTCTCGTCaagtgattttgaaaaattcaagtGAAACTTAAGTTTAGTTTGTAGTTGGTAGGTTTTTCCGTTAAATGTAAAATACCGCCTTAATTCTTTaggtcacaaagtaaaaaaatttaatggttCAGTGAC belongs to Calliphora vicina chromosome 4, idCalVici1.1, whole genome shotgun sequence and includes:
- the LOC135956719 gene encoding uncharacterized protein LOC135956719 — its product is MCGVVGGAVLLKPHILQIYAVQLRTQELLYHIPVTNAVHSHCNFGLFFKRMEMRFIEDGFFRNIGIDFTLPHCQLNELPEHSMVYWFELLTGLTGLITASRYDYGYHPSAEEFDNILRETRRTWTHSFLKADRDRLLKSTVQRRYDDNVENRAKSEDRYFVPKFQYDNEPKKFQQFTQIPSLTNKHHYDLQLASSHKQPVPLQNIGSSLDFNYFSDELPKPSFNTPQHIQHTLVRQPTEATTATATKPFTPPLPEINLKPIAKPDFLNSNKYSLNNLYRNNSQGHFPIYFTNPATGIVYAITEMGKSTENITKTNGSIPIFITKEQYERDIFQLKHEYEQKCQNFRSSTTSRPQIIRLQKPPSPALAITSSKFAPPNAAASPLKKPSPVVVKTELTVKDKKSSTARPLRKKKKKTKLKRKIKKPNPPGRKPLGTTIRPVLANQPQGPAIIIGSRTTTRKPLTNNEKLSTQLEKPNFDNIFSSAMQPQISSPQTGTLNPNLFINNHRINKRSLEKGLTSVNTSSDNETILIQDINTNTDATFTHATQLRPPTFFKKIMNKPTKYLLKTSTDDLLINNNLTKMDSFEQERNNLSKLTETVQEFLNNKSENILLKLNENLSKTNRDFKKSNKLESDANLPVTNIKLKNFYENNSTYGNLLRTKSDSPKTKQILTQNSKISKLKSNQTSQNITSDFQTFTNQTQSKTASDLRTTNFLKKLTRENYEITSLDIEHHINKRSITNLTTNNYTSPKFIKKSNMTLNTGINERSQNNTIETTLKTNNQNSEQQRSLKTDIKHSENSTQINKTQRLLATRNPNGKRSLKRTKHLNRSKQRLSKMKINRNLQANPTSTFNKTNTKSNLNTTPRTVKQGGKKLANKNKKMEKKSERQQDTEYYFFDMGENYDEEEDDEDEGEDYEDDDEEEDEEDDNEHNEILAYDDNDVPQTHTSETSLSLEDLSEKPTQETSSSPEEDADIGALEIERVDFKNPILDYDNVGNIGLKTKSTYIKKRIRRRPPQLKIDDDDYEEDEEDSSMSSNLGGFFRMIFYPIQVVMNSVMDSIGGKASDDEEDDPAFNPYTQYTSYHNTLKQHTSAEYDEDYDSNESSGSSISSWLSSWFGLNRRNKKIGSTTVAPVQMKPTKSSTSWLPSWLGFGANDRISTETSSTEEYDEYDKWFASWFGDTKPKARKRTTTTTSTTTQIPHVPILTIVDPMKNPQNWIGILAHHIINHTSSSTANPLKDMWNQVTSTTTENPEIARKISYDKYQIWRLKPQDDSQVKALEEYKKSEDGIKLQWLKGPSLRGLTDVLVPPKMLVDFQASLTFELVDHEVLIFDVGKAIAYEKTKEDYFFTTTQKPKKHHSKSPTPMATGMTWRKYYEYDDIIKFLETMRMRFPHLVELIHIGRSYEGRPLIIMKIESKEAAAVNSAHYPAHERNKLRHKKRIGLANAVFIEAGTHGMEWIGPATATWIINELLRIMKSNKSNKIKSFIRNTTWYILPVLNPDGYVYSHEFDRFWKKSRSRHISRPSGILNSAMTWLQKKRAKEKVCFGVDLDRNWHYQWGRRGSSKTPCNEFYAGPTPFSEPETKAVSEFLMDYRTQIKLFVSMQAYGQIISYPYKANTTYDTERLDDLLDVAMVGTDGLRKKGSKSRYKIDSSNDLIENRSGCSDAFAAYEVGIPFSYTLQLADNGVHGYLLPSASIESTAKDSFQIITGMLDYI